The following are from one region of the Ptychodera flava strain L36383 chromosome 15, AS_Pfla_20210202, whole genome shotgun sequence genome:
- the LOC139151879 gene encoding LOW QUALITY PROTEIN: ER lumen protein-retaining receptor 2-like (The sequence of the model RefSeq protein was modified relative to this genomic sequence to represent the inferred CDS: inserted 1 base in 1 codon) — MNIFRLVGDLCHLLAIIILLLKIWRTRSCAGVSGKSQILFALVFITRYLDLFTNFISLYNSSMKVIYIFCSVTTVYLMFVKFKATYDSNHDTFRVEFLIVPXGGLAFLVNHDFSPLEILWTFSIYLESVAILPQLFMISKTGEAETITSHYLFALGSYRALYIVNWVYRYYTEGFFDLIAIVAGCVQTILYCDFFYLYITKVLKGKQLTLPA, encoded by the exons atgaatatttttcggTTGGTCGGAGACTTGTGCCATCTCCTAGCTATCATTATCTTGTTATTGAAGATATGGAGGACAAGATCGTGTGCAG GTGTGTCCGGGAAGAGTCAGATACTGTTTGCATTGGTTTTCATCACAAGATACCTAGatcttttcacaaattttatctcTCTCTACAACTCCTCAATGAAAGTCATCTACATCTTCTGTTCGGTGACCACGGTCTATTTGATGTTTGTCAAGTTCAAAGCCACCTATGACAGTAACCATGATACTTTCCGTGTTGAGTTCCTAATTGTAC TCGGCGGCTTGGCTTTCCTTGTAAACCACGACTTCTCTCCTCTGGAG atcctgTGGACTTTCTCAATCTATCTTGAATCGGTCGCCATCTTGCCACAATTATTTATGATCAGCAAGACAGGGGAGGCCGAGACCATTACAAGCCACTACCTCTTTGCTTTAGGATCTTACCGTGCTCTCTACATAGTCAATTGGGTATACCGTTATTACACAGAGGGTTTCTTTGATCTGATTGCCATTGTAGCTGGATGTGTACAGACCATTCTCTACTGTGACTTCTTCTATCTGTACATCACAAAAG
- the LOC139151880 gene encoding SUMO-conjugating enzyme UBC9-B, protein MSGIAIARLAEERKAWRRDHPFGFVARPVKNPDGTMNLMNWECAIPGKKQTAWENGVYKLRMLFKDDYPSTPPKCKFEPPLFHPNVYPSGTVCLSLLEEEKDWRPAITIKQILLGIQELLNEPNIQDPAQAEAFTIYSQNRLEYDKRVREQAKRFTPHT, encoded by the exons ATGTCTGGCATTGCAATTGCTCGATTAGCCGAAGAGAGGAAGGCATGGAGAAGGGACCATCCATTT GGTTTTGTTGCCAGACCAGTGAAAAATCCAGATGGGACAATGAATCTTATGAACTGGGAGTGTG CAATACCAGGAAAAAAACAG ACAGCTTGGGAAAATGGGGTTTACAAACTGAGAATGTTGTTCAAAGATGACTATCCTTCAACACCGCCAAAAT GTAAATTTGAGCCGCCTCTATTTCATCCAAATGTTTATCCATCGGGGACTGTCTGCCTATCACTCCTTGAAGAAGAAAAAGACTGGAGACCGGCCATCACCATAAAACAG ATTTTACTGGGAATTCAAGAACTCCTGAATGAACCAAATATACAAGATCCTGCTCAGGCTGAAGCATTTACCATTTACAG CCAAAATCGCTTAGAATATGACAAAAGAGTGCGTGAGCAGGCGAAGAGGTTCACTCCACACACATAG